From one Luteolibacter sp. SL250 genomic stretch:
- the galE gene encoding UDP-glucose 4-epimerase GalE, which produces MSEAILVTGGAGYIGSHTVRQLARLGRKVVVLDSLVYGHRDAIVDPSVDFVEGEVGDRALLQALFEKHRFGAVIHFAAFTYVGESVTDPLKYYRNNTAEPLTLLEVMRDSGCKAFVFSSTCATYGVPDAIPITESNRQQPINPYGRSKLMMEWILKDCDTAWGLKSVCLRYFNASGSSADGLIGEDHNPETHLIPRVLMALTGEITHLEVFGTDYETPDGTCIRDYIHVEDLADAHGRAVDHLLSGGASLQCNLGTGVGVSVKEIIDAAQEVTGLEVPVKYGPRREGDPPRLVADPSLAAGVLGWTAAHKDVRDMLRPAWAWMTGPRKGRYANTPGSAP; this is translated from the coding sequence ATGTCGGAAGCGATTCTTGTAACAGGCGGGGCGGGATACATTGGATCCCATACGGTGAGGCAACTCGCGCGGCTGGGCCGCAAGGTCGTTGTTCTGGACAGCTTGGTTTACGGCCACCGCGATGCGATCGTGGATCCTTCCGTCGACTTCGTCGAAGGGGAGGTGGGCGACCGCGCTCTCCTTCAGGCTCTTTTCGAGAAGCACCGGTTTGGTGCCGTCATCCATTTCGCGGCCTTCACCTACGTGGGGGAATCGGTAACGGATCCGCTGAAATACTACCGCAACAACACAGCGGAGCCCCTGACCCTTCTGGAAGTGATGCGGGACAGCGGCTGCAAGGCCTTCGTTTTCTCCTCCACCTGCGCCACCTACGGCGTGCCGGATGCCATCCCCATCACCGAAAGCAACCGCCAGCAGCCGATCAACCCCTACGGCCGCAGCAAGCTGATGATGGAGTGGATCCTGAAGGACTGCGACACGGCATGGGGGCTGAAAAGCGTCTGCCTGCGCTACTTCAACGCCAGTGGCTCATCCGCCGACGGCCTGATCGGTGAGGACCACAATCCGGAAACCCATCTCATTCCGCGCGTGCTGATGGCCCTGACCGGAGAGATCACGCATCTGGAGGTGTTCGGCACGGACTATGAGACACCGGACGGCACCTGCATCCGGGACTACATCCATGTGGAGGATCTGGCGGACGCGCACGGACGGGCGGTGGACCATCTCCTGTCCGGAGGGGCCTCCCTGCAGTGCAATCTGGGAACGGGGGTCGGTGTGTCCGTGAAGGAAATCATCGATGCGGCGCAGGAAGTGACGGGCCTCGAGGTCCCGGTGAAATATGGGCCCCGCCGTGAGGGCGACCCGCCCCGCTTGGTGGCGGACCCATCGCTGGCCGCCGGAGTCCTGGGATGGACCGCAGCCCACAAGGACGTCCGCGACATGCTCCGTCCCGCCTGGGCATGGATGACGGGACCGCGGAAGGGCAGGTACGCGAACACCCCCGGCTCCGCGCCTTGA
- a CDS encoding DUF1501 domain-containing protein: MNCQSRYFDPHGSVSRRWFLRECGMGLGKIGLASLMANPLVRAASAMAPQPLQPHFQGKAKSVIHLFMAGAPSQLDLFDPKPELEKLDGKPLPPSVIGGQRLAFIRPDAGVMASKFKFSQHGQSGAVVSELLPHTAKIADDLCFIRSVKTDQFNHAPAQIFFNTGFLQPGRPSIGSWVTYGLGSMNKDLPSFVVLSTGAGISGGAANWSSGFLPTVHSGVRFRNSGDPILNTASPKGVDRQLQRATLDLIGDFNRAQLDAVGDPEIATRIASHEMAFRLQQSAPELTDLSGEPKHILELYGIEDINKPTYARACLLARRMIERGVRFINIYHEGWDAHSDLAGNHGKLCKETDQASSALVTDLKQRGLLDETLVVWGGEFGRTPMVESNPSLGRSLGRDHHPSAFTIWMAGGGIKGGQTYGQTDELGYHIVENPVHVHDVQATILHCLGLDHERLTYLYSGRHFRLTDVHGHVVKDLLA, from the coding sequence ATGAACTGCCAGAGCCGATATTTCGATCCGCACGGGTCCGTCAGCCGCCGCTGGTTTCTCCGCGAGTGCGGGATGGGACTTGGCAAGATCGGACTCGCCTCCCTGATGGCGAATCCGCTGGTCCGCGCCGCCTCCGCCATGGCCCCGCAGCCGCTCCAACCCCACTTCCAGGGAAAGGCAAAGTCGGTGATCCACCTGTTCATGGCGGGCGCCCCTTCGCAGCTCGACCTCTTCGACCCGAAGCCGGAGCTGGAGAAGCTCGACGGCAAGCCCCTGCCACCATCTGTCATCGGCGGCCAGCGGCTGGCCTTCATCCGCCCGGACGCGGGGGTGATGGCGTCGAAATTCAAATTCTCCCAACATGGCCAATCCGGCGCGGTGGTGAGCGAGCTGTTGCCGCACACCGCGAAGATCGCGGACGACCTCTGTTTCATCCGCTCCGTCAAAACGGACCAGTTCAACCACGCACCCGCGCAGATTTTCTTCAACACGGGCTTCCTCCAGCCCGGCCGCCCCAGCATCGGCTCATGGGTGACCTACGGCCTCGGCTCGATGAACAAGGATCTGCCGTCCTTCGTCGTGCTCAGCACCGGCGCGGGCATCAGCGGCGGCGCAGCGAACTGGTCCAGCGGCTTCCTCCCCACCGTCCACTCCGGCGTCCGCTTCCGGAACTCCGGCGATCCCATCCTCAACACCGCCAGCCCGAAGGGGGTGGACCGCCAGCTCCAGCGCGCCACCCTGGACCTCATCGGCGACTTCAACCGCGCCCAGCTCGACGCGGTCGGGGATCCGGAGATCGCCACCCGCATCGCCTCCCATGAAATGGCGTTCCGCCTCCAGCAGAGCGCGCCGGAACTCACCGACTTGTCCGGAGAGCCGAAGCATATCCTCGAGCTCTATGGCATCGAGGACATCAACAAGCCGACCTACGCCCGCGCCTGCCTGCTGGCGCGCCGCATGATCGAGCGCGGCGTGCGCTTCATCAACATCTACCACGAGGGCTGGGACGCACATTCCGACCTCGCCGGAAACCACGGCAAGCTCTGCAAGGAGACCGACCAGGCGAGCTCCGCGCTGGTCACCGACCTGAAGCAACGCGGTCTTCTCGATGAAACGCTGGTCGTCTGGGGCGGCGAGTTCGGTCGCACGCCGATGGTCGAGAGCAACCCCTCCCTTGGCCGCTCGCTCGGCCGGGACCACCATCCGTCCGCCTTCACCATCTGGATGGCGGGCGGCGGCATCAAGGGCGGACAGACCTACGGCCAGACCGACGAACTCGGCTACCACATCGTGGAAAACCCCGTCCACGTCCACGATGTCCAGGCCACCATCCTCCACTGCCTGGGTCTGGACCACGAACGCCTCACCTATCTCTACTCCGGCCGCCACTTCCGCCTGACGGACGTGCATGGCCATGTGGTGAAGGACCTGCTGGCGTGA
- a CDS encoding PSD1 and planctomycete cytochrome C domain-containing protein — translation MRSRKTQPALRALAAFAVAASAHAAEKPDFARDVRPILSNRCFKCHGPDEGTRKGKLRLDERNAALGEGKSGEIAIVPGKPAESEFIKRLHAADPDDRMPPASAKMELTDAEKKILEQWIASGAEYRPHWSFVAPESDGKPHGIDEFIRRKLAAMNLKPSAEAGKYQLIRRVTLDLTGLPPSPEEAEAFAKDASPDAYEKVVDRLLASPAYGERWARRWLDLARYADTNGYEKDRERQIWPYRDWVIRALNGDMPFDQFTVKQLAGDMLPGATTEDVTATGFHRNSMLNEEGGNDPLEFRYHAMADRVATTGTTWLGLTLGCAQCHTHKYDPILHTEYFGIMAFLNNADDINHDLPDATLPEREAKRAKRAEEMITALPSKWPLEKPADADWSTPRLSSVTSASGELPKIQADHSALFTAQGPEKETYELLLTADPANADRLRIETLADKKIVSGGPGRTGHGNFVLSELELFTRPKGATGEWERITFSKASADAEQSGYPVAAAIDGKEDTGWAVQVEGGSHKKDRAAVFHLEKPSGTGEREFKVRLVQNFGGHHTIGRVRVSFGKELIAPPQQLTDDERRKQAIDHAFNQWLEKGRAETVPWATLTATTLDSNEPILSNEPDGSVFVSGDTSKDDRFTLTYKNAPAGITALRLETLTDKRLPGFGPGKVYYEGTPGDFFLYSFTVKADGKDIKLADASSTTGDARLAINGNDLTGWTIKERVGENQTAVILLAEPLPAAGDLVIELKMGRYYASTLGKFRISATSASQKTTARVLSPELEEALAKPELTADDRAKLFRQFLLDAPQLAEAGKPIRDLFKPITPQRTLVMRERTEHFRKTRLHNRGEFTQPAQEIQPHVPAFLPPLAPGQPANRLGFAKWLVSPENPLTARVTVNRQWQAFFGTGLVKTLDDFGFQGEVPSHPELLDWLAVNFVENGWSMKKLHRLIVTSSTYRQDSRITPELLEKDPQNRLLARGPRLRIEAEMIRDLALSASGLLSGKLYGPSVRPPQPSSVTEGAYGGMSWKVSEGEDRYRRGLYTFAKRSAPFASFMTFDAPTGEACVARREVSNTPLQSLVLLNDEVFVETARALGKKVAAHPGTPEEKSAYAFQRCLTRPPTADETRKLATFYSDQLDRIRKGELMPGELMPDKATPEETAWMTVARVLLNLDETITKN, via the coding sequence TGAATTCATCAAACGGCTGCACGCCGCGGACCCGGATGACCGCATGCCGCCCGCCAGCGCGAAGATGGAACTGACGGACGCGGAAAAGAAAATCCTGGAGCAATGGATCGCTTCCGGGGCGGAGTACCGGCCCCATTGGTCTTTCGTCGCCCCCGAGTCGGACGGCAAGCCGCACGGCATCGACGAATTCATCCGCAGGAAACTCGCGGCGATGAACCTGAAGCCCTCTGCGGAGGCCGGGAAATACCAGTTGATCCGGCGGGTGACGCTTGATCTCACCGGCCTGCCGCCCTCCCCGGAGGAAGCGGAGGCATTCGCCAAGGACGCCTCTCCGGACGCCTATGAAAAGGTGGTGGACCGCCTGTTGGCATCCCCCGCCTACGGTGAACGCTGGGCGCGCCGCTGGCTCGACCTCGCCCGGTACGCCGACACCAATGGTTACGAGAAGGACCGCGAACGCCAGATCTGGCCCTACCGGGACTGGGTGATCCGCGCGCTCAACGGCGACATGCCCTTCGACCAGTTCACCGTGAAGCAGCTCGCCGGTGACATGCTGCCGGGAGCCACGACAGAGGACGTCACCGCCACCGGCTTCCACCGCAACAGCATGCTCAACGAAGAGGGCGGAAACGATCCGCTGGAGTTCCGCTACCATGCGATGGCGGACCGTGTGGCCACCACCGGCACCACCTGGCTGGGCCTCACCCTGGGTTGCGCCCAGTGCCACACGCACAAATACGATCCCATCCTGCACACGGAATACTTCGGCATCATGGCATTCCTGAACAATGCCGATGACATCAACCATGATCTGCCGGACGCCACACTGCCGGAGCGCGAGGCGAAGCGGGCGAAACGGGCGGAGGAAATGATCACCGCGCTGCCGTCCAAGTGGCCGCTGGAAAAACCGGCGGATGCGGACTGGTCCACTCCCCGCCTCTCTTCCGTCACCTCCGCGTCCGGAGAACTGCCAAAGATCCAGGCCGACCACTCCGCGCTGTTCACCGCCCAAGGTCCGGAAAAGGAAACCTACGAGCTGCTCCTCACGGCGGATCCGGCAAATGCGGACCGCCTGCGGATCGAAACACTGGCGGACAAGAAGATCGTGTCCGGCGGCCCCGGCCGGACCGGCCATGGGAACTTCGTACTGAGTGAGCTGGAGCTTTTCACCCGCCCGAAAGGCGCCACCGGAGAATGGGAACGGATCACCTTCTCCAAAGCGTCCGCCGATGCGGAGCAGTCCGGTTACCCGGTGGCCGCCGCCATCGATGGCAAGGAGGACACCGGTTGGGCGGTGCAGGTGGAGGGCGGCTCGCACAAGAAGGACCGCGCCGCCGTGTTCCACCTGGAGAAGCCGTCCGGCACCGGCGAGCGGGAGTTCAAGGTGCGCCTCGTCCAGAACTTCGGAGGCCATCACACCATCGGCCGTGTCCGTGTCTCGTTCGGCAAGGAACTCATCGCGCCACCGCAGCAGCTCACGGACGACGAGCGCCGCAAGCAGGCGATCGATCACGCGTTCAACCAATGGCTGGAGAAAGGCCGCGCCGAAACCGTGCCGTGGGCCACCCTCACTGCCACGACGCTCGATTCCAACGAACCCATCCTCAGCAACGAGCCGGACGGCTCTGTGTTCGTTTCCGGCGACACCTCAAAGGATGACCGCTTCACCCTCACCTATAAAAACGCTCCGGCGGGAATCACCGCCCTGCGGTTGGAAACGCTGACAGACAAGCGCCTGCCCGGCTTCGGCCCTGGAAAGGTGTACTACGAGGGCACCCCGGGGGATTTCTTCCTCTACAGTTTCACCGTGAAAGCGGACGGCAAGGACATCAAGCTGGCCGATGCCAGCTCGACCACCGGGGATGCCAGGCTCGCGATCAATGGCAACGACCTCACCGGTTGGACGATCAAGGAAAGGGTGGGTGAAAACCAAACCGCCGTCATCCTGCTCGCGGAACCACTGCCTGCTGCGGGCGATCTCGTCATCGAGCTGAAGATGGGCCGCTACTACGCCTCCACCCTCGGCAAGTTCCGCATCTCCGCCACCAGCGCATCACAAAAAACGACCGCCCGCGTCCTGTCTCCGGAACTGGAGGAGGCACTCGCGAAACCCGAACTGACCGCGGACGACCGGGCGAAGCTTTTCCGCCAGTTCCTGCTGGATGCCCCGCAGCTCGCGGAAGCGGGCAAGCCGATCCGCGATCTGTTCAAGCCAATCACCCCGCAGCGCACGCTTGTCATGCGCGAACGAACCGAACATTTCCGCAAGACACGCCTGCACAACCGCGGCGAATTCACCCAGCCGGCCCAGGAAATCCAGCCTCACGTGCCCGCCTTCCTCCCTCCGCTGGCACCGGGCCAACCGGCGAACCGGCTGGGATTCGCGAAGTGGCTGGTATCACCCGAGAATCCGCTCACCGCACGGGTGACCGTCAACCGCCAGTGGCAGGCGTTCTTCGGCACCGGACTGGTGAAGACGCTGGATGACTTCGGCTTCCAGGGTGAAGTTCCCAGCCATCCCGAATTGCTCGACTGGCTGGCCGTGAACTTCGTGGAGAACGGCTGGTCGATGAAAAAGCTGCACCGTCTCATCGTCACCAGTTCCACCTACCGGCAGGACTCCCGCATCACGCCGGAGCTGCTGGAGAAGGATCCGCAGAACCGCCTGCTCGCCCGTGGCCCGCGCCTCAGGATCGAGGCGGAGATGATCCGGGATCTGGCCCTCAGCGCGTCCGGCCTCCTCTCCGGAAAACTTTACGGCCCGTCCGTGCGCCCCCCCCAACCGTCGAGCGTCACGGAGGGTGCCTACGGCGGCATGAGCTGGAAGGTCAGCGAGGGAGAGGACCGCTACCGCCGCGGCCTCTACACCTTCGCCAAGCGCTCCGCACCCTTCGCCTCGTTCATGACCTTCGACGCACCGACCGGAGAAGCCTGTGTCGCCCGCCGCGAAGTCTCGAACACGCCCCTCCAATCGCTCGTCCTCCTCAATGACGAGGTCTTTGTCGAGACCGCGCGTGCACTTGGGAAGAAGGTCGCCGCACATCCGGGGACACCGGAGGAGAAGTCCGCCTACGCCTTCCAACGCTGCCTCACCCGCCCGCCGACAGCGGATGAGACCAGGAAACTCGCAACCTTTTACTCGGACCAGCTCGACCGCATCCGGAAGGGCGAACTGATGCCCGGCGAACTGATGCCGGACAAGGCCACGCCGGAAGAGACCGCCTGGATGACCGTCGCACGCGTGCTCCTCAATCTGGACGAAACCATCACCAAGAACTGA